A genome region from Solanum pennellii chromosome 12, SPENNV200 includes the following:
- the LOC107006840 gene encoding protein STAY-GREEN homolog, chloroplastic-like, producing the protein MSTLTTSFLPSLEKENSVFVYTTRRGGHSKKSHSIVPVARLFGPSIFEASKLKVLFLGVDEKKHPAKLPRTYTLTHSDITCKLTLAVSQTINNSQLEGWYNRLQRDEVVAEWKKVKGKMSLHVYCHISGDHFLLDFVARLRYYIFCKELPVVLKAFVHGDGNLLKNYPELEEALVWVHFHSNIQEFNKVDCWGPLKEASSLSSTTTTNSSSSEFGDIQMENTSNSNLDLPQPCQGSCTCCFPSTRKI; encoded by the exons ATGAGTACTTTGACAACTTCTTTTCTTCCATCACTTGAAAAAGAAAACTCTGTGTTTGTTTACACAACAAGAAGAGGAGGACACTCCAAAAAGAGCCATTCCATTGTTCCG GTGGCAAGGTTATTTGGACCATCAATATTTGAAGCATCAAAATTGAAGGTTCTTTTTTTAGGTGTAGATGAGAAAAAACATCCAGCAAAACTTCCAAGAACATATACACTTACACATAGTGATATTACATGTAAACTCACTCTTGCTGTCTCTCAAACCATCAATAACTCTCAG TTAGAAGGATGGTATAATAGATTGCAAAGGGATGAAGTGGTTGCAGAATGGAAGAAAGTTAAAGGGAAGATGTCACTTCATGTTTATTGTCACATTAGTGGAGACCATTTCTTATTAGACTTTGTTGCTAGGCTCAGATACTATATTTTCTGCAAGGAACTCCCTGTG GTTTTGAAGGCATTTGTTCATGGAGATGGGAATTTGCTAAAGAATTACCCAGAGTTGGAAGAAGCTTTGGTTTGGGTACATTTTCACTCAAACatacaagaattcaacaaaGTAGATTGTTGGGGTCCTTTAAAAGAAGCATCTTCACTATCTTCTACCACAACTACTAATTCATCATCTAGTGAATTTGGTGATATTCAAATGGAGAATACAAGCAATAGCAATTTGGATTTACCACAGCCATGTCAAGGGTCTTGCACCTGTTGCTTCCCCTCAACAAGGAAAATCTAA